One region of Deinococcus koreensis genomic DNA includes:
- a CDS encoding glycosyltransferase, whose product MNQTAQTFLFVLWEGGGNIPPLLDLARRLRERGHAVRVMSDACNEVEVRASGCAFVPYTTAPSRPDKSPASDLVNDASASNPLAALARAREAVLVGPAARYAQDVLAEIQRARPDAVAVSDGLFGAVIAAESAGVPCALLMPHHYYYPAPGLPPTGMRPARGALGRGRDRLFYALLTRLFDAGLPRINALRASQGLAPLRHLFDLLRVPERVLVLTSPAFDFAADPLPANVRYVGPVVDDPVGTPTVPLNLPGGDAPLVAVGFSTTFQNQRQTLQNVIDALGTLPVRGLVTLGPAMNAADFRLPANVHTQVYVPHGQLFPQAALVVTHAGHGTVIRALAHGTPLVCLPMGRDQNGNAVRVAERGLGRMLAPTAPVAAIHAAVQDVLADPGYRLRAAEMAAAIARDVRESRAVEELEALAAPGTVAARAAAPTQAVLSPTPSLSSQPQRIHP is encoded by the coding sequence ATGAACCAGACTGCACAAACGTTTCTCTTCGTCCTCTGGGAGGGCGGCGGCAACATTCCCCCTCTTCTCGACCTCGCCCGGCGGCTGCGGGAGCGTGGCCACGCGGTGCGCGTGATGAGCGACGCCTGCAACGAGGTCGAAGTGCGCGCCTCAGGCTGCGCCTTTGTCCCCTACACCACGGCGCCCAGCCGCCCCGACAAGTCCCCGGCGAGCGACCTCGTGAACGACGCCTCGGCCAGTAACCCTCTGGCGGCCCTGGCCCGTGCCCGAGAGGCCGTGCTGGTCGGCCCCGCCGCCCGCTATGCACAGGACGTGCTGGCCGAGATCCAGCGGGCGCGCCCCGACGCAGTGGCGGTCAGCGACGGGCTGTTCGGCGCCGTGATCGCGGCGGAATCGGCCGGGGTGCCCTGCGCGCTGCTGATGCCCCACCACTACTACTACCCGGCTCCTGGGCTGCCGCCCACCGGGATGCGCCCGGCAAGGGGCGCGCTGGGGCGTGGGCGCGACCGCCTGTTCTACGCCCTGCTGACCCGCCTGTTCGACGCCGGGCTGCCCCGCATCAACGCCCTGCGCGCGTCGCAGGGCCTGGCGCCGCTGCGCCACCTCTTCGACCTGCTGCGCGTGCCGGAGCGGGTGCTGGTGCTGACCAGCCCGGCCTTCGACTTCGCGGCCGATCCGCTGCCCGCCAATGTCCGCTACGTCGGCCCGGTGGTGGACGATCCCGTGGGCACCCCCACGGTGCCCCTGAACCTGCCCGGAGGCGACGCGCCCCTGGTGGCCGTGGGCTTCTCGACGACCTTCCAGAACCAGCGCCAGACCCTGCAGAACGTCATCGACGCGCTGGGCACGCTGCCGGTACGCGGCCTCGTGACGCTGGGGCCGGCGATGAACGCGGCGGACTTCCGCCTGCCCGCCAATGTCCACACGCAGGTCTACGTGCCGCACGGGCAGCTCTTCCCGCAGGCCGCCCTGGTGGTCACACACGCCGGGCACGGCACCGTCATCCGCGCGCTGGCCCACGGCACACCGCTGGTTTGCCTGCCGATGGGCCGCGACCAGAACGGCAATGCCGTGCGTGTGGCCGAGCGCGGCCTGGGCCGGATGCTCGCGCCGACCGCGCCCGTAGCGGCCATCCACGCCGCGGTGCAGGACGTGTTGGCCGACCCTGGCTACCGCCTGCGCGCCGCTGAAATGGCCGCCGCCATCGCCCGCGACGTCCGGGAGTCGCGGGCCGTGGAAGAGCTGGAGGCGCTGGCCGCCCCAGGGACGGTGGCCGCCCGCGCTGCTGCCCCGACCCAGGCCGTTCTGAGCCCCACTCCATCCCTCTCATCACAGCCCCAGAGGATCCACCCATGA
- a CDS encoding SDR family oxidoreductase: MHPTPSTRPILVIGATGAIGSQVVRALLARGAPIRVFVRSPGKVAALPAHVERAVGTLEDPEAIDRALQGVQAAFYVSPHDELEEVFAEHVVSACERAGVRLVFSGVHSGGKTRLARFAQRTIFGLLMPHYRGKLRLAERIRTSRTRPVILMPGNYYQMDEVCRAELLAGRYPFPMGLVPRVDTRDVGEAAARALLDPSVPGGDYALVGPESLSGAMTAAHWAAALGRPVTHVPDLAVTDALFGRAYGGRKALDCQKSYRTVGKVKVKTSAAELRQTEDLLDRAPRSFAEYAREVASEWLATERAAPPAHQAAITPPAAAAR; this comes from the coding sequence ATGCACCCCACCCCATCCACCCGCCCCATCCTCGTCATCGGCGCCACCGGCGCCATCGGCTCGCAGGTCGTGCGCGCGCTGCTCGCGCGCGGCGCGCCCATCCGCGTGTTCGTCCGCTCGCCCGGGAAGGTCGCGGCGCTGCCCGCCCACGTCGAGCGGGCCGTGGGCACGCTGGAGGATCCCGAGGCCATCGACAGGGCCCTGCAGGGCGTGCAGGCGGCCTTCTACGTCTCGCCCCACGACGAACTGGAGGAAGTCTTCGCCGAGCACGTCGTCTCCGCCTGCGAGCGGGCCGGCGTGCGGCTGGTCTTTTCCGGGGTTCACAGCGGCGGCAAGACCCGCCTCGCCCGCTTCGCGCAGCGCACGATCTTCGGCCTGTTGATGCCGCACTACCGCGGCAAACTGCGCCTCGCCGAGCGCATCCGCACCTCGCGCACCCGCCCGGTCATCCTGATGCCCGGCAACTACTACCAGATGGACGAGGTCTGCCGGGCCGAGCTGCTGGCCGGGCGTTACCCCTTCCCGATGGGCCTGGTGCCGCGGGTGGACACGCGCGACGTGGGCGAGGCGGCGGCCCGCGCCCTGCTCGATCCCTCGGTGCCCGGCGGCGACTACGCGCTCGTCGGCCCGGAATCGCTGAGCGGGGCGATGACGGCGGCGCACTGGGCCGCGGCGCTGGGCCGGCCGGTCACCCATGTGCCCGATCTCGCGGTTACCGACGCCCTGTTCGGGCGCGCCTACGGGGGCCGCAAGGCGCTCGACTGCCAGAAGAGCTATCGCACGGTGGGCAAGGTGAAGGTCAAGACGTCGGCGGCCGAACTTCGGCAGACGGAAGACCTGCTGGACCGCGCACCGCGTTCCTTCGCCGAGTACGCCCGCGAGGTGGCCTCAGAGTGGCTGGCCACCGAGCGCGCCGCGCCGCCGGCCCACCAGGCAGCGATCACCCCACCCGCGGCCGCGGCCCGCTGA